In the genome of Maridesulfovibrio zosterae DSM 11974, the window TTAATTATTTATGAACTATGTCATCTTTTTTTCTAAAAGTAGAGCGAAAGACTATATTTAAGGGTGCAATTTTCACATTTAGAATCTTTCTAAGCTTATTTTCAAGAAAACGATGATAAGTTGGTCTGATAAGTTTTTCATCATTAATAAAGAAAACAAAGGTTGGAGGTTCCTCGTCAGCCTGAGTCAGATACTTGAATTTAGCCCTTCTGCGCTTAACAACAGGAGGCTGATGCTTTTCAATAACATCTTTCATAATACGATTAAGCTTTCCTGTGGAAACACGTATTGCACATTCTTTCTTAAGCTTTACAGCCAAAGGAAGAATACCACCCAGCCCTGACTTACTAATACAAGAGCAGTAGACAACAGGAACATGGTTTGCAAATCTGAGCGCCTTCTCAAACCCAGCACGCAATTCGGAACGTTCTGACTGCGAAACAAGATCAATCTTATTAACTGTGATAATAAAGGGAATAGCTTCCCTGATGAGATAGTCAAGCAACCGTTTATCCTGCTTGGTAATTCCGCTAATAGCATCAACAACCATAACAGTCACATCTGCTTTAGAGCTGCTTCGAAGCGCTCTGATAACACTGAACTTTTCAATAGTATCGGTGATATTGGTCCTACGCCTTACACCGGCAGTATCTACGAAAGTAAATAACTTCCCACCACTTTCAAAGGTAACATCAACGCTGTCGCGAGTTGTACCGGCTATTTCACTTACTATTACCCGATGTTCACCGGTAAGAGCATTGACCATTGAAGATTTTCCAGCATTAGGACGGCCGAGCATAGCGATCTTAAGCCCTTTATTCTCTTCTTCCTTCTCAACCTGTTCTAAACCGGTATCTTCTGCTAGCTGAGCAACTTTTTCACGCAGTTCCAAAAGATTGTACCCATGTTCAGCTGATACAGGCATAATTTCAAAGCCAAGGCAATGAAACTCAGAAAGCGCCTGAGGCTCAAGCTCAGAGCCATCTACTTTGTTAACCAGCAACAAAATAGGCTTATTACTTTGACGTATATACGCAGCAACCTGTTCATCAAGAGGAGTCATACCAGCACGGCCGTCGACGACCAGAATAAGGGCATGAGCCTCTTCAATTGCTTCACGGGCCTGCTCAAAAATATCACCTTGGAATTCTTCGGAATCGTTATCACTTTCAATGACAAGGCCACCAGTATCAATCAATGCATACTGCACGCCATTAAAGTTACCTTCCGCATAAATACGGTCACGGGTAATACCGGGCATATCATGTGTAAGGGCCCGTTTCTTTCTCAATAATCTATTAAATAATGTGGACTTACCTACGTTAGGACGTCCTACTAATGCGATAGTTGGCAGCATAGCCAGCCTCCAGAAAAATAAAATGTCGCACGCAAAACAAACTGTTCGGCCTGCGTAGCAACACTATATATTAAAAAAAGCGGGAAGACATCTGCTTCCCGCCTTTTCATTGTCTCAACAGAGCCGTATTGCACAATGCGTACACATCTGTAAAGCACGAAATGCTCATTACTTAAAAATAGGCATACTTCCATCTGTCACATAAAAAAAGAAGCATGATTCTTTCAAAATAGTATAAACCGACAGGAAGACTCTTAATTTATATAACGCCTTCACTGAAAAGATTTTTGATAGCTTCCGTGTATGGAGGTCTGAGAACACCTTTCTCAGTAATAATTCCAGCAATAAGCTCATTAGGGGTTGGGTCGAAAGCAAAGTTAAAAACTTCCACACCTTCGGGCGTAATCCTGTGATCACCAATATGCGTTACCTCTGTGGGGGTACGGTCTTCGATCGGCACATCATCACCAGTGGGAGTTTCTGGATCAATGGTGTATACGGGTGCTGCCACATAAAAAGGAATACCGAATTCACGAGCCAGTAGAGCTACGCCATATGTCCCGATTTTATTAACAGCGTCACCGTTGGCAGCAACTCTATCTGCGCCAACTACAACTTTCTGGACCAACCCTTTCTTCATGAGAAGTGCACAAGCATTGTCACATGCAACCTTCACAGGAATACCGTCACGATGCAATTCATAAGCGGTAAGGCGGGCACCTTGAAGGAATGGACGTGTTTCATTAGCTATAACAGAAACATTTTTTCCCTGATCAACAGCACCGCGTACAACGCCAAGCGCTGTACCATAACCTGCTGTAGCAAGAGCTCCGGCATTACAATGCGTCATAATGGTATCGCCATCATCCATAAGCGCGCCACCAAATTTACCAATATCCTCACACATACGGATATCATCTACATGAATTTCTTTAGCACGTTTCAGCCAGATATCACAAAGTTCATCGAGAGTGATATCTCCTGATTCTGCCCATACACGTTTCATTTCACGGACAGACCAGCGCAAGTTGACTGCTGTAGGACGCGCATTTTCTATTTTATCAAGATTCTTCTCAAGATATGTTTTCCAGTCTGAGCTTCCAGCAACCTCACGCCCGGCAAGATAACAACCGTACGCAGCTGTCACCCCGATTGCAGGAGCACCACGCACAACCATAACAACTAAAGCTTCAACAATATCATCGGTTGTTTTACAATCAAACCAGTCTTCACGAGTTGGAAGATAGCGTTGATCAAGAAGTACAAGAGCATCTTTTTCAGGAGAAAACTGTATATGTTCGGTCATTTTTAATCTCGCTTGTTTATGAAAGTTTCTCAGAAATCATTTTGCTGACCATGCCGGGGTTGGCCTTACCTTTAGTTTCTCTCATGATCTGTCCCATAAAGAAACTCATCAGTTTTTTCTTACCCCCCTTGAACGCTTCAACTTCATCAGGGTTTTCGGCCAGAATTTTATCTACCACAGCCTCAAGAGAAGATGAGTCGGAAATCTGAACGAGACCTTTGTCTTTCACGTATTTCTCTGGATCAAGACCATCCGCAAAGATCTCGGCAAAAATATCTTTACCTATTTTAATACTGATGGTGTCTTTTTCCACCAGCTGAACCAGCTTAGCCATCATTTCAGGAGTAAACTTACAGTCTGAAATATTCATAGCAGACTGATTAACTTCCCTTAAAAAATCACCCTTGATCCAGTTAACAACTTTTTTAGGTTCGTTATGGTAATCAAGAACAGCCTCGAAATAATCAGCAACATCCTTCTCTGAACTGATCAGTTCAGCATCTTCTTCGCTAAGTTCCATGTCATCGATGAAGCGCCCTTTGCGCTCTGCCGGAAGTTCTGGAAGGGAGGCCTGCCATTCTCCAAGTAAATCATCAAAAATAACAACCGGAACTAAATCAGGATCAGGATAGTAACGATAATCATGGGCATCAGCCTTACCACGCATGGAATGAGTTGTGCCTTTATCCGCATCGTACAGACGTGTTTCCTGAATTATTTTTTCACCATCTTCGATCAAATCAATTTGACGGGCAACTTCGTAACGTATTGCTTTGTGAATATTACGGAACGAATTGATATTCTTAAGCTCAGCTCGTGTACCGAATTCTTTCTGTCCCATGGGACGCACGGATATATTTGCATCACAGCGGAAAGAACCTTCTTCAAGGTTTCCGTCACATATACCCAGATAAAGCAAAATGGACCGCAACCCTTTAAGATAGGCAACAGCTTCATCTGCGCTGCGCATATCAGGTTCACTTACAATCTCAATAAGCGGAACACCGGTGCGGTTAAGATCAACAAAGCTGGCATTTTCAGCTGCGGAGTGAATATTCTTCCCTGCATCTTCTTCCATATGAATACGGGTGATACCGATGCGTTTTTCCTGCTTTTCTCCATCTGAATTTTCAAAAACAATATCAAGATGGCCGTGTTCACAAATAGGAAGATCAAACTGAGAAATCTGATACCCTTTGGGAAGATCCGGATAAAAATAATTTTTACGGGCGAAAATAGATTTCTGATTGATGATACAGTTTGTGGCCAGCCCCATTTTGGCTGCGTACTCCATTACCTTTTCATTAAAAACCGGAAGGACGCCCGGCATACCGGAACAAACTTCACAAACATTTTCATTGGGTTCTTTCCCGAATTCAGTGGAGCACCCGCAAAATATTTTTGACTTTGTTTTAAGCTGGGCGTGAACTTCAAGCCCGATAACTGTTTCGAATTGAACCATAATATATACCGCTCCTTACAATTTCTTATTGATACAGGCATAGCCTGATTTTTATCTTCTTAACGCCGACCTGCTGATCAGCAGGTACACAGGAATCTGATTTTTCAAATGATGCGCGCCGTACTTAAATTCGTTACCAGTCCCTATATAATAGTCAAGACGTGCTCCCCTGATAGCCTTTCCTGTATCCTGAGCAAGCCCCACACCGTTTACCCTGTGGGCTGGGCTGTTTTTAGCAGGATAAATATCCGCACGAAAAGACACAATTGCCCCCAAAGGAATAAGTTGAGGATCTGAAGCTAAACTGACTTTGGCCTTCAACGGTTTCCCTATAGCGCCGAGAGGTTGACCGCGAGTAATTTTAAAAAAGATATAACTTTCATTCTCTGCCATAAGTTTCCACATATGACCGGGATTACTAAGCAGATAACTTTTAATTTTCTCCCGTGAAAGTTCATTCTTTTTAAGAATGCTATTACGATAAAGGATGCTTCCCAATCCTTTAAACGACAGCCCGTTGCTACCGCTAAATACCGCAGTACGCAACCTTCCGTCAGGCAATCTTAAAACTCCCCCACCCTGCACATGCATATAAAATAAGTCCACGGGATCCTTAAGCCATGCGACTTCAAGACCTCTTCCGGCCAGAACTCTATCTATATCAATTTCTCGACGGGAATAATATGGAAGAATCTTCCCATGTTCAACCCGATAAGCCTTACGTAATTGCTCAGACCATGGATGAGTCTGACCTGGACGGGCTTTACGCAGATCTGGGGGAACTCTGTAGACAGGGTATTGATACGGTCCCTTCCTAGTCAGACTGGCCTCAATAACAGGTGTATAATACCCAGTCATCTCAGCTCCTGAAAGTAATTCATACCAGACAAAATTTCTACCCAGCAGTTCAGGATTTTTATCCAGCCGGGGCAGAAGCCGCTCTAGGTCTTCAAGAGATTTACGCAGCTGCCCCCAAGTAAGTCTAAGCTCATTACGGTTAAGAGCCAGTCCACCAGAAGGATTACGTCTGGTATACTCAATAGATTTACGAAGATGGGGGCCGAGGTCACGCCATGATTTCATATCCTGCGACCGGGCAGAAAGCCTACGCGCAGCAAGCTCTGAAGACTGCCGAGTCATTCTTTCATACCGGACGGGGCCGGAAATAATCTTCCCAGCAGGGCGCTTACTTTTCCAAACCTTAGTACCTGTATCAGACCTGACAACTCTTCTTTTAGGAGAAGTATTTACCTTTGCCGCACACCCACTCAAAAAAGCAGACAGAAGCAGCAAAACAGTCAATATTTTGAAAATTGAAATATACTTATTCATTATTAATTATGGTTCGATCACTACGTCGCTAAACCGTCCGACACCATATTCTCGACGACGTAAAAACTTATTGGCACTGGGACCGATGATCTGCAATTCACGATGCTTCAACTGGACATCCTGTGCTATATGCATTTCTTTGGTACATCCGGTTGAGTACGTGGCATCCTTCCCTGCCCAGACAGGAGGAACTTTTTTACCCATCAGCTCAAAACTCTTTTCAATATCAGCGTAGGTTTGAAATCTCCAGATGGAAATAAATCCGCTGCGCTGAACTTTCTCCCACATAAACATGAGATCATCGGCATCCATACCTTCTTCAAAGTGCTCAGCCGGATTTATAATATAAGTATCATCAAGCCGTTCACGAAGATGCCCGACAAAAGTATTGAGTACTTCAATTGCAGTATCAACCTGGCCCGGAATACTCCCAACAACAGCACTGTAAAACATAACCGCTTTACGATCAGACCTGGCCTGCTGCATTTCAGCAATAATTTCATCAGACTTGGCAGTAATGTCAGCCTCACTGAATTTTCTTACATTCTCGGACTTCGCTTTGAAATCAAGTTTGAATTTACCATCCAGTGTACGGTAAAAACAAATGACATCGCGAGTAAACAAATGAGTATTCCCGATAAGCCTACGTCTGTTTCCCCATCCTTTTGCAAGAATGAGATCTGATTCCTTCCAAGCCCTTGCAAAAGTTACGCTACACCGAACAAGATTCAATCGCTCCCGTGTACCGTCAGAGATAACGACAAGAGAATTTTCACGTAAACTTGCCAGAAGAGCATTTTTAGAAATTCTATTTTCAGAAATAAAAATTGCCCCTTTAAGGGCTTCAGCCAGAAGCGGATCATATTCCTTATCCCAAAAGGTAGGATCATCAAAACAAAACCCTTCGCGAAGAGAAAGAATAACGCTGTGCCCTTGCCGAATCAGTGATTTGATCAAAACAAGGTCGGCCATAAGGCCGCCTGTTTCATCCGGAAGATATAAAATTTTAAGCCCAGTAGCATTCACGTGAAAAATATCTCTGACCGGACCAAAATCCACTTCATCATGTGAATACATATTGGAATACTGCTCAAAATTTCCGGTAAAAAGATTATGACTCCACTGGTCGGGAAGGCTTGCCAATCTAAAAATACGTTCAAGCTCAATCATATCCAATTCAAAGCGCATATCCTCCAGACATTCACATTCAGGAACAGGATACGGACAGGACTCAATAGCACGTTTGAAAAAATCACTTTCTACATAAGCTTTACCACGACTGAAAAGGACACTTTTTCTATTACGATAAGGATCATCAAGTCCGGAACGTGAAAGAAAGATTGTAATCATTCCCT includes:
- a CDS encoding ARMT1-like domain-containing protein, whose product is MSILPDFTSIKDIRYGEDPAFDAWLLHFMTANHLENFMDPVKNASPEQLRFMVALDENQVFAPCSDWQFKRLVNPGLESDLLRVYAYVWLKLVKLVKTHVSDRYQRRLILNLCRHKFKHALDSSILIPWRLLKGMITIFLSRSGLDDPYRNRKSVLFSRGKAYVESDFFKRAIESCPYPVPECECLEDMRFELDMIELERIFRLASLPDQWSHNLFTGNFEQYSNMYSHDEVDFGPVRDIFHVNATGLKILYLPDETGGLMADLVLIKSLIRQGHSVILSLREGFCFDDPTFWDKEYDPLLAEALKGAIFISENRISKNALLASLRENSLVVISDGTRERLNLVRCSVTFARAWKESDLILAKGWGNRRRLIGNTHLFTRDVICFYRTLDGKFKLDFKAKSENVRKFSEADITAKSDEIIAEMQQARSDRKAVMFYSAVVGSIPGQVDTAIEVLNTFVGHLRERLDDTYIINPAEHFEEGMDADDLMFMWEKVQRSGFISIWRFQTYADIEKSFELMGKKVPPVWAGKDATYSTGCTKEMHIAQDVQLKHRELQIIGPSANKFLRRREYGVGRFSDVVIEP
- a CDS encoding MltA domain-containing protein, whose product is MNKYISIFKILTVLLLLSAFLSGCAAKVNTSPKRRVVRSDTGTKVWKSKRPAGKIISGPVRYERMTRQSSELAARRLSARSQDMKSWRDLGPHLRKSIEYTRRNPSGGLALNRNELRLTWGQLRKSLEDLERLLPRLDKNPELLGRNFVWYELLSGAEMTGYYTPVIEASLTRKGPYQYPVYRVPPDLRKARPGQTHPWSEQLRKAYRVEHGKILPYYSRREIDIDRVLAGRGLEVAWLKDPVDLFYMHVQGGGVLRLPDGRLRTAVFSGSNGLSFKGLGSILYRNSILKKNELSREKIKSYLLSNPGHMWKLMAENESYIFFKITRGQPLGAIGKPLKAKVSLASDPQLIPLGAIVSFRADIYPAKNSPAHRVNGVGLAQDTGKAIRGARLDYYIGTGNEFKYGAHHLKNQIPVYLLISRSALRR
- the gatB gene encoding Asp-tRNA(Asn)/Glu-tRNA(Gln) amidotransferase subunit GatB, which translates into the protein MVQFETVIGLEVHAQLKTKSKIFCGCSTEFGKEPNENVCEVCSGMPGVLPVFNEKVMEYAAKMGLATNCIINQKSIFARKNYFYPDLPKGYQISQFDLPICEHGHLDIVFENSDGEKQEKRIGITRIHMEEDAGKNIHSAAENASFVDLNRTGVPLIEIVSEPDMRSADEAVAYLKGLRSILLYLGICDGNLEEGSFRCDANISVRPMGQKEFGTRAELKNINSFRNIHKAIRYEVARQIDLIEDGEKIIQETRLYDADKGTTHSMRGKADAHDYRYYPDPDLVPVVIFDDLLGEWQASLPELPAERKGRFIDDMELSEEDAELISSEKDVADYFEAVLDYHNEPKKVVNWIKGDFLREVNQSAMNISDCKFTPEMMAKLVQLVEKDTISIKIGKDIFAEIFADGLDPEKYVKDKGLVQISDSSSLEAVVDKILAENPDEVEAFKGGKKKLMSFFMGQIMRETKGKANPGMVSKMISEKLS
- the der gene encoding ribosome biogenesis GTPase Der, which encodes MLPTIALVGRPNVGKSTLFNRLLRKKRALTHDMPGITRDRIYAEGNFNGVQYALIDTGGLVIESDNDSEEFQGDIFEQAREAIEEAHALILVVDGRAGMTPLDEQVAAYIRQSNKPILLLVNKVDGSELEPQALSEFHCLGFEIMPVSAEHGYNLLELREKVAQLAEDTGLEQVEKEEENKGLKIAMLGRPNAGKSSMVNALTGEHRVIVSEIAGTTRDSVDVTFESGGKLFTFVDTAGVRRRTNITDTIEKFSVIRALRSSSKADVTVMVVDAISGITKQDKRLLDYLIREAIPFIITVNKIDLVSQSERSELRAGFEKALRFANHVPVVYCSCISKSGLGGILPLAVKLKKECAIRVSTGKLNRIMKDVIEKHQPPVVKRRRAKFKYLTQADEEPPTFVFFINDEKLIRPTYHRFLENKLRKILNVKIAPLNIVFRSTFRKKDDIVHK
- the mtnA gene encoding S-methyl-5-thioribose-1-phosphate isomerase, which encodes MTEHIQFSPEKDALVLLDQRYLPTREDWFDCKTTDDIVEALVVMVVRGAPAIGVTAAYGCYLAGREVAGSSDWKTYLEKNLDKIENARPTAVNLRWSVREMKRVWAESGDITLDELCDIWLKRAKEIHVDDIRMCEDIGKFGGALMDDGDTIMTHCNAGALATAGYGTALGVVRGAVDQGKNVSVIANETRPFLQGARLTAYELHRDGIPVKVACDNACALLMKKGLVQKVVVGADRVAANGDAVNKIGTYGVALLAREFGIPFYVAAPVYTIDPETPTGDDVPIEDRTPTEVTHIGDHRITPEGVEVFNFAFDPTPNELIAGIITEKGVLRPPYTEAIKNLFSEGVI